The following coding sequences are from one Pseudonocardia sp. EC080619-01 window:
- a CDS encoding GNAT family N-acetyltransferase, protein MSAEHYVRTLTDPAQRRAAYDQFLSTLHRGPAGDEAWEAHGHAGDEHWLGVVDTDGEIVGSANSFPSRLTLPGGARVPAAAVSGVGVRADRTRAGRLTALMRAQLTAARERGDTVTVLRASEAAIYGRYGYGVASRGQHVRVTARPAWRADAPAGGRVRLLGTAEAAKILPDLQERLAADRPGGMTRNPRWWRRAIDPGGPSAGEYKQIGVHTGPDGDDGFAIWGISEGEPGGNDTISVQQMWAGSPAATAGLWRFLTGADLSDAVTAWARPLDEDLDLLLTDGRAHRVTGRSDDLWLRIVDVGAALAARAWGSGDPVVLRLHDPVLDDAGTWRIGPGGVRPAGDALPELECGLESLAPAFLGDRTPSALAAAGRWTEHVPGAAVRADALFAVPGPAPWSGTFF, encoded by the coding sequence GTGAGCGCAGAGCACTACGTCCGCACCCTGACCGATCCGGCGCAGCGGCGCGCCGCCTACGACCAGTTCCTGTCGACGCTGCACCGCGGCCCGGCCGGTGACGAGGCGTGGGAGGCGCACGGGCACGCCGGCGACGAGCACTGGCTGGGTGTCGTCGACACCGACGGCGAGATCGTCGGCAGCGCCAACTCGTTCCCGTCCCGCCTGACCCTCCCGGGCGGTGCCCGGGTCCCGGCCGCGGCGGTGAGCGGCGTCGGTGTCCGCGCCGACCGCACCCGTGCCGGCCGGCTGACGGCGCTGATGCGGGCCCAGCTGACCGCGGCCCGGGAGCGCGGCGACACCGTGACGGTCCTGCGCGCCAGCGAGGCGGCGATCTACGGCCGCTACGGCTACGGCGTCGCCTCCCGCGGTCAGCACGTGCGGGTCACCGCCCGCCCGGCCTGGCGCGCCGACGCCCCGGCCGGCGGCCGGGTCCGGCTCCTCGGCACCGCCGAGGCCGCCAAGATCCTGCCGGACCTGCAGGAACGCCTCGCCGCGGACCGGCCCGGCGGGATGACCCGCAACCCGCGCTGGTGGCGGCGCGCGATCGACCCGGGCGGCCCGTCCGCCGGGGAGTACAAGCAGATCGGGGTGCACACCGGCCCGGACGGTGACGACGGGTTCGCGATCTGGGGGATCTCCGAGGGCGAGCCCGGCGGGAACGACACGATCTCCGTCCAGCAGATGTGGGCCGGGTCGCCCGCGGCGACCGCCGGGCTGTGGCGGTTCCTCACCGGCGCCGACCTCAGCGACGCCGTGACCGCCTGGGCCCGCCCGCTGGACGAGGACCTCGACCTGCTCCTGACCGACGGCCGCGCGCACCGGGTCACCGGCCGGTCCGACGACCTGTGGCTGCGGATCGTCGACGTCGGCGCGGCGCTGGCGGCGCGGGCCTGGGGATCCGGCGACCCGGTCGTCCTCCGGCTGCACGACCCCGTCCTCGACGACGCCGGCACCTGGCGGATCGGCCCCGGCGGTGTCCGCCCGGCCGGGGACGCGCTACCGGAGCTGGAGTGCGGCCTGGAGTCGCTCGCCCCCGCGTTCCTGGGGGACCGGACGCCGTCGGCGCTGGCCGCCGCCGGGCGCTGGACCGAGCACGTACCGGGTGCCGCGGTCCGGGCGGACGCGCTGTTCGCGGTGCCCGGGCCCGCACCGTGGAGCGGCACCTTCTTCTGA
- the ctaD gene encoding cytochrome c oxidase subunit I → MAPIVPVPVPRRPSPTVTPRRPGKGSALTRMLSTTDPKDIAILYLVTSFAFFMVGGAMAMLMRAELARPELQFLSTEQYNQLFTMHGTIMLLLYATPILFGFANYIVPLQIGAPDVAFPRLNAFSYWLFLFGGIIVVAGFLSPGGAADFGWFAYTPLSGVIHSPGLGADLWATGLIVAGLGTILGAVNFVTTIVAMRGPGMTMFRMPILCWAVLVTAILILIAFPILTSALFALEADRHLGAHVFDPVHGGVVLWQHLFWFFGHPEVYIVALPFFGIISEVVPVFSRKPLFGYKGMVMANVAIAALSVVVWAHHMFATGAVLLAFFSFTTFLIAIPTGIKFVNWIGTMWRGKLTFETPMLFAAGFLITFLFGGLTGILLAMPPVDFQVSDTYFVVAHFHYVLFGTIVFATYAGIYFWFPKMTGRMMDETLGRIHFWLTFIGFHLTFLVQHWLGNEGMPRRYADYLPTDGFTVLNTLSSVGAFVLGASTLPFVYNVFRSYRHGRVVTVDDPWGFGNSLEWATSCPPPRHNFTELPRIRSERPAFDLHYPHLVERARAEAHTPPSVATARGDAVTRP, encoded by the coding sequence ATGGCCCCGATCGTCCCCGTCCCGGTGCCGCGCAGGCCGAGCCCGACGGTGACCCCGCGGCGCCCCGGCAAGGGATCGGCGCTGACGAGGATGCTGAGCACGACCGACCCCAAGGACATCGCGATCCTGTACCTGGTCACGTCGTTCGCGTTCTTCATGGTGGGCGGGGCGATGGCGATGCTCATGCGCGCCGAGCTGGCGCGGCCCGAGCTGCAGTTCCTCTCCACCGAGCAGTACAACCAGCTGTTCACCATGCACGGCACGATCATGCTGCTGCTCTACGCGACACCGATCCTGTTCGGTTTCGCGAACTACATCGTCCCGCTGCAGATCGGCGCCCCGGACGTCGCGTTCCCGCGCCTGAACGCGTTCTCCTACTGGCTGTTCCTGTTCGGCGGGATCATCGTCGTGGCCGGTTTCCTGAGCCCCGGCGGCGCCGCCGACTTCGGCTGGTTCGCCTACACCCCGCTGTCCGGCGTGATCCACTCGCCCGGTCTCGGCGCGGACCTGTGGGCCACCGGCCTGATCGTGGCCGGGCTCGGCACGATCCTCGGCGCGGTCAACTTCGTCACGACGATCGTGGCCATGCGCGGTCCGGGCATGACGATGTTCCGGATGCCCATCCTGTGCTGGGCCGTCCTGGTCACCGCGATCCTGATCCTCATCGCGTTCCCGATCCTGACGTCGGCGCTGTTCGCGCTCGAGGCCGACCGGCACCTCGGGGCGCACGTGTTCGACCCGGTCCACGGCGGCGTCGTCCTCTGGCAGCACCTGTTCTGGTTCTTCGGCCATCCCGAGGTCTACATCGTCGCGCTGCCGTTCTTCGGGATCATCTCCGAGGTCGTCCCGGTGTTCTCGCGCAAACCGCTGTTCGGCTACAAGGGCATGGTCATGGCCAACGTCGCGATCGCGGCCCTGTCGGTGGTCGTGTGGGCCCACCACATGTTCGCGACCGGGGCGGTGCTGCTGGCGTTCTTCTCCTTCACCACGTTCCTCATCGCGATCCCGACCGGCATCAAGTTCGTCAACTGGATCGGGACCATGTGGCGGGGGAAGCTGACGTTCGAGACGCCGATGCTGTTCGCCGCCGGTTTCCTGATCACGTTCCTGTTCGGCGGCCTGACCGGCATCCTGCTCGCGATGCCGCCCGTGGACTTCCAGGTCTCGGACACCTACTTCGTGGTCGCCCACTTCCACTACGTGCTGTTCGGGACGATCGTCTTCGCCACCTACGCCGGCATCTACTTCTGGTTCCCGAAGATGACCGGCCGGATGATGGACGAGACCCTCGGCAGGATCCACTTCTGGCTGACCTTCATCGGCTTCCACCTGACGTTCCTGGTCCAGCACTGGCTCGGGAACGAGGGCATGCCGCGCCGCTACGCGGACTACCTGCCGACGGACGGGTTCACCGTTCTGAACACCCTCTCCTCGGTCGGGGCGTTCGTGCTCGGTGCCTCGACGCTGCCGTTCGTCTACAACGTCTTCCGGAGCTACCGGCACGGCCGTGTGGTGACCGTCGACGACCCGTGGGGCTTCGGCAACTCCCTGGAGTGGGCCACCTCCTGCCCGCCGCCGCGCCACAACTTCACCGAGCTGCCCCGGATCCGTTCCGAGCGCCCGGCGTTCGACCTGCACTACCCGCACCTGGTCGAACGCGCCCGCGCGGAGGCGCACACCCCGCCGTCCGTCGCCACCGCGCGGGGCGACGCGGTGACCCGGCCCTGA
- a CDS encoding NAD(P)/FAD-dependent oxidoreductase → MSDYDVIVIGGGAAGLSAALMLSRSRWRTLVLDDGTPRNAPAEGVHNWLTRDGLPPAEIARIGRAEVTGYGGEVRDARAVSARAVPDGGFAVGTADGREVTGRRLLVTTGLADELPAVDGLAGHWGGPVFACPFCHAWEHRDTRIGVLSTGPHDLMKAHIATRWSSDVTLFLHTGPEPGDDQWEAFAACGISVVDGEVTAVEAPDGRLAGLRLTSGVVVPVDALAVSPRARARAGFLDGLGLTVTEHPSGLGDHLPADPMGATAVPGVFAAGNVTDPMATVPAAVAAGAAAAAGITRDLLTADIATAVEAAREPAFSARAERECAGRVAGDRVHGLAP, encoded by the coding sequence ATGAGCGACTACGACGTGATCGTCATCGGCGGCGGTGCCGCCGGCCTGTCCGCCGCGCTGATGCTGTCCCGGTCCCGCTGGCGGACCCTCGTCCTCGACGACGGGACCCCGCGCAACGCCCCGGCCGAGGGGGTGCACAACTGGCTCACCCGCGACGGCCTGCCGCCCGCGGAGATCGCCCGCATCGGGCGCGCCGAGGTCACCGGCTACGGCGGGGAGGTGCGCGACGCCCGCGCCGTCTCCGCGCGGGCCGTGCCCGATGGCGGGTTCGCCGTCGGCACCGCGGACGGACGCGAGGTCACCGGCCGCCGGCTGCTCGTCACGACCGGCCTCGCCGACGAGCTCCCGGCTGTCGACGGCCTGGCCGGCCACTGGGGCGGCCCGGTGTTCGCCTGCCCCTTCTGCCACGCCTGGGAGCACCGCGACACCCGGATCGGCGTGCTGTCCACCGGGCCGCACGACCTGATGAAGGCGCACATCGCGACCCGCTGGAGCAGCGACGTGACACTGTTCCTGCACACCGGCCCCGAACCCGGCGACGACCAGTGGGAGGCGTTCGCCGCCTGCGGGATCTCCGTCGTCGACGGGGAGGTGACGGCCGTCGAGGCCCCGGACGGCCGGCTCGCCGGGCTGCGGCTGACCTCGGGCGTCGTCGTGCCGGTCGACGCGCTGGCCGTCTCGCCGAGGGCGCGGGCCCGGGCCGGGTTCCTCGACGGGCTCGGCCTGACCGTGACCGAGCACCCGTCCGGGCTGGGCGACCACCTGCCCGCGGACCCGATGGGCGCCACCGCGGTCCCCGGGGTCTTCGCGGCGGGCAACGTCACCGACCCGATGGCGACCGTCCCCGCGGCGGTCGCCGCCGGGGCCGCCGCGGCCGCGGGGATCACCCGGGACCTGCTGACCGCCGACATCGCCACGGCGGTGGAGGCGGCCCGGGAGCCCGCGTTCTCCGCGAGGGCCGAGCGGGAGTGCGCCGGCCGGGTGGCCGGTGACCGGGTGCACGGTCTCGCGCCCTGA
- a CDS encoding helix-turn-helix domain-containing protein, which translates to MDEAIADTLAGVGPRLAGLRSERGMTLADLSEATGISVSTLSRLESGGRRPTLELLLPLATAHQVPLDELVAAPPVGDPRVRLRPRRVHGSTVVPLTERPGGLQAFKMIVPWRGDEPAPQVHEGYEWLYVLDGRLRLVLGGHDVVLGPGEAAEFDTHVPHWFGSAERDHPVELLSLFGPQGEKIHTRAAPRNRRPD; encoded by the coding sequence ATGGACGAGGCGATCGCGGACACCCTGGCCGGTGTGGGCCCCCGGCTGGCGGGCCTGCGCAGCGAGCGCGGCATGACACTGGCCGACCTGTCGGAGGCCACCGGCATCTCGGTGAGCACGCTGTCGAGGCTGGAGTCCGGTGGCCGCCGCCCGACCCTGGAGCTCCTGTTGCCGCTGGCCACCGCCCACCAGGTCCCGCTCGACGAGCTGGTCGCCGCACCGCCCGTCGGGGACCCTCGGGTGCGGCTGCGGCCCCGCCGGGTGCACGGCAGCACCGTCGTCCCGCTCACCGAGCGGCCGGGCGGGCTGCAGGCGTTCAAGATGATCGTGCCGTGGCGGGGCGACGAGCCGGCACCGCAGGTGCACGAGGGCTACGAGTGGCTCTACGTGCTCGACGGCCGGCTGCGGCTGGTCCTCGGCGGGCACGACGTCGTCCTGGGGCCCGGGGAGGCCGCCGAGTTCGACACCCACGTCCCGCACTGGTTCGGCTCCGCCGAGCGCGACCACCCGGTGGAGCTGCTGAGCCTGTTCGGCCCGCAGGGGGAGAAGATCCACACCCGGGCAGCGCCACGGAACCGCCGCCCGGACTGA
- a CDS encoding M20 family metallopeptidase, producing the protein MTCPDHQPPQQPSRAHDDAVARETARRAAAAEPITSPHDGAPAPARARVTAAVDELAGDLRDLSHDLHAHPETAFAEHRSAAALAGLLARHGITAEVGVHGLETALRARAGNGRGPTVAVLAEYDALPGIGHACGHNVIGTAATGAFLALARLLAGPDAPDGTVLLLGTPAEEGGGGKETMARDGAFDGVDAAVMLHPFAHDIADPPFLGRRQLEVTYHGVAAHAAAQPHMGRNALDAVVMGYQGVAMLRQHLPGTDRVHGIVVDGGQAPNVVPERAAARYYLRSPDPETLRDLTDRVQAIAVAAAAMTGCGYTLQWDPKAAYLPIRHNRTLAARWAVHQEGRGRRVLPRGVVPETETGSTDLGNVSLRVPSIHPMIGIAEPGTALHTTGFAEAAGGPAGDRAVLDGAAGLALVVADLLHDDGLRAAVAAEFAEAGGPVDVRSYFDGP; encoded by the coding sequence GTGACGTGCCCCGACCACCAGCCACCACAGCAGCCGAGCCGGGCCCACGACGACGCCGTGGCCCGCGAGACCGCGCGGCGGGCCGCGGCCGCCGAGCCGATCACCTCCCCGCACGACGGGGCGCCCGCCCCGGCCCGCGCCCGGGTCACGGCGGCGGTCGACGAGCTCGCCGGGGACCTGCGGGACCTCTCGCACGACCTGCACGCGCACCCGGAGACCGCGTTCGCCGAGCACCGCTCGGCGGCCGCGCTCGCCGGCCTGCTCGCGCGGCACGGGATCACCGCCGAGGTCGGCGTGCACGGGCTGGAGACCGCGCTCCGCGCCCGCGCCGGGAACGGCCGCGGCCCGACCGTCGCCGTCCTCGCCGAGTACGACGCCCTGCCCGGCATCGGGCACGCCTGCGGGCACAACGTGATCGGCACGGCCGCGACCGGCGCGTTCCTCGCACTGGCCCGGCTGCTCGCGGGCCCGGACGCCCCGGACGGCACGGTGCTGCTGCTCGGGACACCCGCCGAGGAGGGTGGCGGCGGCAAGGAGACGATGGCCCGCGACGGCGCGTTCGACGGCGTCGACGCGGCGGTCATGCTGCACCCGTTCGCCCACGACATCGCCGACCCCCCGTTCCTCGGCCGCCGCCAGCTCGAGGTGACCTACCACGGTGTCGCCGCGCACGCCGCCGCCCAGCCCCACATGGGGCGCAACGCGCTCGACGCCGTCGTCATGGGCTACCAGGGCGTCGCGATGCTGCGCCAGCACCTCCCCGGCACCGACCGGGTGCACGGGATCGTCGTCGACGGCGGGCAGGCGCCGAACGTCGTCCCGGAGCGGGCGGCGGCGCGCTACTACCTGCGCTCCCCCGACCCGGAGACGCTGCGGGACCTGACCGACCGGGTACAGGCGATCGCGGTCGCCGCGGCCGCGATGACCGGCTGCGGCTACACGCTCCAGTGGGACCCGAAGGCCGCCTACCTGCCGATCCGGCACAACCGGACGCTGGCCGCGCGCTGGGCGGTGCACCAGGAGGGGCGGGGACGGCGGGTGCTCCCCCGCGGGGTCGTCCCGGAGACCGAGACCGGCTCGACCGACCTCGGGAACGTGTCGCTGCGGGTGCCGTCGATCCATCCGATGATCGGGATCGCGGAGCCGGGGACGGCACTGCACACCACCGGGTTCGCCGAGGCCGCGGGCGGGCCCGCCGGGGACCGGGCCGTGCTCGACGGCGCGGCCGGGCTGGCGCTCGTCGTCGCCGACCTGCTCCACGACGACGGGTTGCGCGCCGCCGTCGCCGCCGAGTTCGCCGAGGCGGGCGGCCCGGTCGACGTGCGGTCGTACTTCGACGGCCCCTGA
- a CDS encoding 5'-3' exonuclease, whose product MSDRPLLLLDSASMYFRAYFGVPESITAPDGTPVNAVRGFTDMISRLVTEQRPSRLVACLDLDWRPAFRVAALPSYKAHRVVAARAADEVPAGVPEEVPDTLGPQVPVIMEVLAAAGICTAGADGHEADDVIGTLADRETADPVLAVSGDRDLMQIVRDPGDGRPRVRLLYIGRGLNKAEDLGPDEVAAKYDLPRNRAGAAYAEMAMLRGDPSDGLPGVPGVGAKTAATLVGRFGSWAELLAAVTDGDPRLAAGPRAKMTAARDYLDVVEPVVRVVTDAPVRMSIDDTALPAEPVDPARLDELAERWGLESSVARLRKALAAAAS is encoded by the coding sequence ATGAGCGACCGCCCGCTGTTGTTGCTGGACTCCGCGAGCATGTACTTCCGCGCGTACTTCGGGGTCCCGGAGAGCATCACCGCCCCGGACGGGACGCCGGTCAACGCGGTCCGCGGGTTCACCGACATGATCTCGCGCCTGGTCACGGAGCAGCGGCCGTCCCGGCTGGTGGCGTGCCTGGACCTGGACTGGCGGCCGGCGTTCCGGGTCGCGGCACTGCCCTCGTACAAGGCGCACCGGGTGGTGGCGGCGCGGGCGGCCGACGAGGTCCCGGCCGGCGTCCCGGAGGAGGTTCCCGACACCCTCGGCCCCCAGGTGCCGGTGATCATGGAGGTGCTGGCGGCGGCGGGGATCTGCACCGCCGGCGCCGACGGGCACGAGGCCGACGACGTCATCGGCACCCTCGCCGACCGGGAGACCGCCGACCCGGTGCTGGCCGTGTCCGGGGACCGGGACCTCATGCAGATCGTCCGCGACCCGGGCGACGGCCGCCCGCGGGTCCGGCTGCTCTACATCGGCCGGGGCCTGAACAAGGCCGAGGACCTGGGGCCGGACGAGGTCGCCGCCAAGTACGACCTGCCCCGGAACCGGGCCGGCGCCGCGTACGCCGAGATGGCGATGCTGCGCGGCGACCCCTCCGACGGGCTACCCGGTGTCCCCGGTGTCGGCGCGAAGACGGCGGCGACCCTGGTCGGGCGGTTCGGGTCGTGGGCGGAGCTGCTGGCGGCCGTCACCGACGGCGACCCCCGGCTCGCGGCCGGGCCCCGGGCGAAGATGACGGCGGCGCGGGACTACCTCGACGTCGTCGAACCGGTGGTGCGGGTGGTCACCGACGCCCCGGTGCGGATGAGCATCGACGACACCGCGCTGCCTGCCGAGCCGGTGGACCCGGCGCGGCTCGACGAGCTCGCGGAGCGGTGGGGGCTCGAGTCGTCGGTGGCGCGCCTGCGGAAGGCGCTGGCGGCCGCCGCGTCCTGA